The Pseudomonas aeruginosa genome includes the window GCGGTGCGCCCGCGCCAGTCGCCGCACATACCGATCTATTTCAGTGGCTCCTCCGACGCAGCCATCGAGGTCGCCGCCAGGCACGCCGACACCTACATGCTCTGGGGCGAGCCGCTGGCCGCGGTCGACGGGCATATCCGCCGAGTGCGCGCCGCCGCCAAGGCCCAGGGACGCGATCCGCGCTTCTCGGTGTCATTCCGGCCGATCGTCGCGGATACCGAGGAGGCCGCCTGGAAGCGTGCCGCCGAGGTGCTCGAACAGGTCCGCGAGAACCGTGCGCGCCTCGGTCTGCCGCTGCGCGACCACCAGCCGCAGAACGTCGGTTCGCAGCGCCTGCTGGCCGCTGCCGAGCAGGGCGAAGTGCTCGACAGCCGTTTGTGGACCGGCGTGGCCCGGCTGACCGGGGCGCGCTGGAACTCCACCGCCCTGGTAGGCACCCCCGAGCAGGTTGCCGCTGCGCTTGGCGAGTACTACCGGCTGGGCGTCTCGACCTTCCTGATTCGAGGCTTCGATCCGCTCGGCGACGCCGTGCGCTACGGCCAGGGCCTGATTCCCGCCATACATGACCATATCGCCCGCCTGCCGCTGTTGCGGCACGCCGGTTGAGGAGCTCCGATGAAACTCAAGCAATACCTGCTAACCAGCTTCGCCACGCTTCTGCTCGGTGCCTCCCTGGCCCAGGCCGCAGAGCTGCCGACGTTGCGTGTGGGCGACCAGAACTACTACAACGTGCGGGCTTCCATGGAGGCCTCGGGAGTTCTCGAAGGCGCGCCTTACCAGGTCGAATGGAAGCATTTCCAGTCCGCCGCGCCGGTGGCCGAAGGGTTGCAGGCCGGAGCGCTGGACCTGGGTTTCCTCGGCGACTCGGGCTTCATCTTCCTCGCCGCCAAGGGTGCGCCGGTGAAGCTGGTCGGCGTCTCGCGGCAGAACCCCGATACCATAGCCCTGCTGGTGCCGAAGGATTCTCCGGTGCGCAGCATTGCCGATCTCAAGGGCAGGAAAGTCGCCTACTGGCCCGGTGCCTGGAGCCAGCAACTGACCTTGCGCGCGCTGGAGAAAGCCGGCCTGCCGAAGGACTACGTGGAGTTCGTCAAGCTGATGCCGATCGACGCCGCCGCCGCCTTGCCGCGCGGCAGCATCGATGCCTTTCCGGTGTGGGAGCCGTATATCTCGCAGCAGATCGTGGTTTCCGGCGCACGGCCGATTCTCACCGCACGCGACCTGATGCCGGGGCTGTCCAGCATCGCCGCCAACGCTGCTTCCATCGAGCCCAGGCGCGCGCAGATCGCCGACTTCCTCGGCCGCCTGCGCAAGGCACGGGCCTGGGTCGAGGCACACAAGGAGCAGTACGCCGACCTCTGGGCGCAGAAGGCCAATCTCGACCGGGCAGTCTCCCGCCATTGGATCGGCCAGGCCGGCATGAGCGTCGGCCCGGTAGACGCCCAGGCCGCCACCGACTACCAGGAGACCGCGGATTTCCTGCTGCAGACCGGTGCCTTGCCCAAGCCGTTCGACACTTCCACGGTGATCGACACGTCCTTCAACGAAGCCTTCCACTGAGTACGGACCATGAGCATCCAGTTTCTCGGCATGATCGGCCATCGCCTGGCCTCGGAGACCCTCGCGCCGGTCGGACCTATCCTCGACAAGCCTTACATCGCCGCTTTCGCACGCGCCCACGAAGAGGCCGGCTTCGATCGAATCCTGGTCGGCTACTGGTCGGACCAGCCGGATGGATTCCTGGTGGCCGCCGCCGCTGGCCTGGCCACTTCCCGGATCGGTCTGCTGCTGGCGCACCGCCCCGGTTTCGTCGCCCCGACCCTGGCCGCGCGCAAGCTGGCGACCCTCGAACACCTCCTCGACGGGCGCCTGGCGGTGCATATCATCAGCGGCGGCAGCGACGCCGACCAGCGCAAGGACGGCGATTATCTCGACCACGACCAGCGCTATGCCCGCAGCGACGAATTCATCGAACTGCTCAAGCGCACCTGGACCAGCACCGAACCCTTCGATTTCCACGGCGCGCACTACCGCGTGGAGCACGCCTTCTCGGCCATCCGTCCGCAGCAGAAACCGCACATTCCGGTGTATTTCGGCGGCTCCTCGGAAGCCGCGCTGAAGGTCGCCGGCAAGCAGGCCGATGTGTTCATGCTCTGGGGCGAACCCCTGGCACAGGCCGCCGAAACCATCTCCGCTGTGCGCGAACAGGCGCGCTCGAATGGTCGCGAAGTGGAATTCAGCCTGTCGTTCCGGCCCATCCTCGGGCGCACGGAGGACGAGGCCTGGGCCAAGGCCGAGGCGATACGCGCAAGCGCCGGCGCGCGCCTGGGCGAGGCCGGCTTCCCCAAGGGCAAGCCGCAGAGCGTCGGCGCCCAGCGTCTGCTCAAGGCGGTGGAGCAGGGCGAGCGCCTCGACGAGCGCCTTTGGACCGGAATCGCCAGGCTGGTCGGTGGCGGGCACAACTCCACCGCCCTGGTTGGTACCGCGGAACAGGTGGCCGACGCCCTGCTCGCCTACTACGACCTGGGCGTGCGCAATATCCTCATTCGCGGTTTCGATCCCCTCGCCGATGCCGTGGAATATGGCCGCGAGCTGATCCCGCTGACCCGCGCCAAAGTCGCCGAGCGCGAGCGCCGGCGCGCCACGGCCTGATCCCATGGCCGTCCTGCAGACTCCCTCGGCGGCGTTCGATGAACGGCTGCCAGAACTGACCCGGCAACTGGCGGAAAGCGCCGATGCCCATGACCGCAGCGGAGATTTTCCCCATGCCAACCTGGCCCTGCTGCGACACCACGGGCTGCTCGCCCTGGCCTTGCCGCCTGCGCTCGGCGGTCCCGGCGCCAGCCTCGGCGAGCTGCGCCGGGTAATCGGCGCGGTGGCTCGCGGCGAACCCTCCACGGCCCTGGTGCTGTGCATGCAGTACCTGCATTTGCGGCGCCTGGCCGATAACCCCGATTGGCCCGGCGCGCTCAAGCGGCGCGTGGCGCGCGAGGTGCTGGAGCAGGGGGCGTTGATCAATAGCCTGCGCGTGGAGCCCGAGCTGGGTTCGCCGTCACGCGGCGGTCTGCCGGGTACGCTGGCGCGGCGTGTCGGCGACGGCTGGCAGCTGTCCGGGCACAAGCTCTACACCACCGGCATTCCCGGCCTGACCTGGCTGGCGGTATGGGCGCGCAGCGACGAGCCGATCCCCCGCGTGGGTACCTGGCTGGTGCGCCGCGACAGCCCAGGCATCCGTATCGTGGAGAGCTGGGACCATCTGGGCATGCGCGCCAGCGGCAGCCACGAGGTGCTCTTCGAAGAGGTGGCGGTGCCTCTGGAAAACGCCATCGGCCTGCATCCCCACGACCAGCCTCCGGCGCCGGACCAGGCCGTGCTGCGCGACTTCGCCCAGGCTAGCGCGGTGTTGCTCGGCGCTCTCTACGACGGTATCGCCGGGAGCGCCCGCGAGTGGCTCGTCGGCTGGCTGCGCGAGCGCGTGCCGGCCAGTCTCGGCGCGCCGTTGGCGAGCCTGCCGAGGATGCAGGAGGCGCTCGGCGAGATCGACGGCCTGCTCCTGCAGAACCGCCTGCTGCTCGATGCCGCGTGCTGCGGACAGTTGCCCGCCAGCGACTCCGGGCTGCTCAAGGTCGCGGTCATCGACAACGCGTTGGCGGTGGTCGAGAAGGCCCTGGAACTGAGCGGCAACCACGGCCTCAGCCGGCACAATCCGCTACAGCGGCACTACCGCGACGTGCTTTGCGGACGTGTCCACACGCCACAGAAAGATAGCGTCTGGAGCGCGGCGGGGAGGGCGGCGCTGAGTCTTTGAAACGTACCTCCCACGATTCTCGACCCTGGCCTTGTCGGCGACCGCACCGGCGGAACGGATAGCCCAGGATAGCCCCGGCTCCGTGCGGAGCTGCCTGGAGATTGCCCATGAAACGACCCCTGTGTGTGCTTGCCGGCCTGCTGGCCGCGACCTTGCTGGCTGGAGCCGCCAGCGCCGCCGACCTCATCAGCCTGCGCCTGGGCGATGTGAAGGGCGACCGCTACGCCGCCCTGCGCGCGTCCGGCGAGCTCGACGACCTGCCGTACAAGCTGGAAATGTCGGCGTTCCCCTCCGGTGCACCGGTGCTCGAGGCGCTCAACGCCGGGGCCCTGGACATAGGCTTTACCGGCGACATCCCGTTCCTCTTCGTCTACGCTGCCGGCGCGCCGCTCAAGGCGGTGGGCGCCTGGCACTTCAACCCGGCGACCGTGGCGCTGGTGGTCGGCAAGGACTCGCCGATCCGTTCGGTGGCCGGCCTCAAGGGCAAGCGCATTGCCGTCAATCGCGGCGGCTGGGGGCATTTCCTCGCCCTTGGCGCGTTGCGTCGCGCCGGCCTCGGACCGCAGGACGTAAGCTTTTCCTTCCTTGGTCCGGTGGACGGCCGCGCCGCCCTGGTGCGCGGCTCGGTAGACGCCTGGGTGCCCTGGGAGCCCTATACCTCCAGCGCCGTGCTGCTCGATCAGGCGCGGGTCATCGACAACGGTGCCGGGATCATGACCGGCTACTCCTATGCCCTGGCCAGCGACGCTGCGATCGCCCGCAAGAAGGCCGCGATCAGCGACCTGCTGACCCGCCTGGCGCGTGCCCAGGCCTGGGCCCTGAGGCATCCGGAGGCGTTCGCCGAGGCCCTGGCCAAGGATCTGAACATGCCGCGCGAAGTCACTCGGCGCTGGGTTGGCGAGGCGCGCATCAGTCCTGTGGTCTTCGGTCCGGAGGTTGCCGCCACCCTGCAGACCGCCGCCGATTTCTTCCATGCCGAAGGCGTGCTGCCGAAGTCGCTGGAGGTCGCCCCGGCGTTCGACTTCAGCCTGTCCGCCGGTGCCGCCGAAGTGGCCCGCCAGTTGCCCGCCGACCTCCGCGTCGGCCAGCGTTGAGGAGTTACGGAATGCGTCAGACCCTGAGCCTGTTCCTGCTTCTCTGCCTGCTCGTCGGCCAGGCCTGTGCCGACGAGCGCGTGACCCTGCGCCTGGCCGACCAGAAGGGCAACATGCGCGCCCAGTTGGAGGCTGCCGGCGCGCTGGACGACCTGACCTACGACATCCGCTGGTTCGAATTCCCCGCCGCCGCCCCCCTCGCCGAAGCACTCAATGCCGGTGCGGTGGATGCCGGCATCATCGGCGACGCGCCATTGCTCTTCGCCCTGGCCGCCGGTGCCCGGCTGAAGGCCATCGCCGTCGACAAATCCGATCCCTACGGTACCGCCGTGCTGGTGAGAGGGGATTCGCCGCTGCGCTCGGCCAACGACCTGAAAGGTCAGCGCATTGCCACCGGCCGCGGTTCCATCGGCCACTTCGTCGCGCTCAAGGCCTTGGCCTCGGTCGGGCTGGGCGAGAAGGACGTCGAATTCCGCTTCCTCGGCCCGGTGGACGCGAAAATGGCCCTCGCCAATGGTTCCGTGGATGCCTGGGCGACCTGGGAGCCCTACACCGCGTTCGCGGAGACCGCCGACAAGGCTCGGGTACTGGTCGACGGGCGCGGCCTGTGGGCTGGCAACAGCTTCCTCGCTGCTACCGATAGCGCACTGGCCGACCCGGCGAAACGCGCCGTGCTGCAGGACTACCTGCAACGCCTGGCCAGCGCCCAGCGCTGGGCGTACCTGCACCTGGACGAGTATTCGCGAAGCCTGGCGCAGATCATCGGCTTCCCCGAGGACGCCGCGCGCTTGCAGTTCGAACGCCGGCGCTTGCGTTGGCAGGCGCTGGATGAGCGAACGCTCGGCCAGCAGCAGGAGACCGCCGATTTCTACCAGGCCCATGGATTGATTCCGCAGCGCCTCGATGTGCGGCCGACCTTCGCCAGCGGCTTTGCGGTCAGGCAGGCGTCGGATGCGGATATCCGGTAGGCGCTGCCCGGGCATTAATTGAT containing:
- a CDS encoding aliphatic sulfonate ABC transporter substrate-binding protein translates to MKRPLCVLAGLLAATLLAGAASAADLISLRLGDVKGDRYAALRASGELDDLPYKLEMSAFPSGAPVLEALNAGALDIGFTGDIPFLFVYAAGAPLKAVGAWHFNPATVALVVGKDSPIRSVAGLKGKRIAVNRGGWGHFLALGALRRAGLGPQDVSFSFLGPVDGRAALVRGSVDAWVPWEPYTSSAVLLDQARVIDNGAGIMTGYSYALASDAAIARKKAAISDLLTRLARAQAWALRHPEAFAEALAKDLNMPREVTRRWVGEARISPVVFGPEVAATLQTAADFFHAEGVLPKSLEVAPAFDFSLSAGAAEVARQLPADLRVGQR
- a CDS encoding ABC transporter substrate-binding protein, with product MRQTLSLFLLLCLLVGQACADERVTLRLADQKGNMRAQLEAAGALDDLTYDIRWFEFPAAAPLAEALNAGAVDAGIIGDAPLLFALAAGARLKAIAVDKSDPYGTAVLVRGDSPLRSANDLKGQRIATGRGSIGHFVALKALASVGLGEKDVEFRFLGPVDAKMALANGSVDAWATWEPYTAFAETADKARVLVDGRGLWAGNSFLAATDSALADPAKRAVLQDYLQRLASAQRWAYLHLDEYSRSLAQIIGFPEDAARLQFERRRLRWQALDERTLGQQQETADFYQAHGLIPQRLDVRPTFASGFAVRQASDADIR
- a CDS encoding LLM class flavin-dependent oxidoreductase; this encodes MSIQFLGMIGHRLASETLAPVGPILDKPYIAAFARAHEEAGFDRILVGYWSDQPDGFLVAAAAGLATSRIGLLLAHRPGFVAPTLAARKLATLEHLLDGRLAVHIISGGSDADQRKDGDYLDHDQRYARSDEFIELLKRTWTSTEPFDFHGAHYRVEHAFSAIRPQQKPHIPVYFGGSSEAALKVAGKQADVFMLWGEPLAQAAETISAVREQARSNGREVEFSLSFRPILGRTEDEAWAKAEAIRASAGARLGEAGFPKGKPQSVGAQRLLKAVEQGERLDERLWTGIARLVGGGHNSTALVGTAEQVADALLAYYDLGVRNILIRGFDPLADAVEYGRELIPLTRAKVAERERRRATA
- a CDS encoding ABC transporter substrate-binding protein, producing MKLKQYLLTSFATLLLGASLAQAAELPTLRVGDQNYYNVRASMEASGVLEGAPYQVEWKHFQSAAPVAEGLQAGALDLGFLGDSGFIFLAAKGAPVKLVGVSRQNPDTIALLVPKDSPVRSIADLKGRKVAYWPGAWSQQLTLRALEKAGLPKDYVEFVKLMPIDAAAALPRGSIDAFPVWEPYISQQIVVSGARPILTARDLMPGLSSIAANAASIEPRRAQIADFLGRLRKARAWVEAHKEQYADLWAQKANLDRAVSRHWIGQAGMSVGPVDAQAATDYQETADFLLQTGALPKPFDTSTVIDTSFNEAFH
- a CDS encoding LLM class flavin-dependent oxidoreductase, giving the protein MITATPSSEVDQPLGEAVDAGFVRRFAQAHEDAGFDRVLVGYFSNAAEGAVVSSFVAAATRRLGVLLAYRPGVIAAPLAARQLATLDQFSEGRLALNVVSGGNDEDLARDGDYLDHDRRYARTDEYLQALRAIWTATGPVDFDGEFYRFQGASPAVRPRQSPHIPIYFSGSSDAAIEVAARHADTYMLWGEPLAAVDGHIRRVRAAAKAQGRDPRFSVSFRPIVADTEEAAWKRAAEVLEQVRENRARLGLPLRDHQPQNVGSQRLLAAAEQGEVLDSRLWTGVARLTGARWNSTALVGTPEQVAAALGEYYRLGVSTFLIRGFDPLGDAVRYGQGLIPAIHDHIARLPLLRHAG
- a CDS encoding acyl-CoA dehydrogenase — translated: MAVLQTPSAAFDERLPELTRQLAESADAHDRSGDFPHANLALLRHHGLLALALPPALGGPGASLGELRRVIGAVARGEPSTALVLCMQYLHLRRLADNPDWPGALKRRVAREVLEQGALINSLRVEPELGSPSRGGLPGTLARRVGDGWQLSGHKLYTTGIPGLTWLAVWARSDEPIPRVGTWLVRRDSPGIRIVESWDHLGMRASGSHEVLFEEVAVPLENAIGLHPHDQPPAPDQAVLRDFAQASAVLLGALYDGIAGSAREWLVGWLRERVPASLGAPLASLPRMQEALGEIDGLLLQNRLLLDAACCGQLPASDSGLLKVAVIDNALAVVEKALELSGNHGLSRHNPLQRHYRDVLCGRVHTPQKDSVWSAAGRAALSL